Proteins encoded by one window of Cylindrospermum stagnale PCC 7417:
- a CDS encoding radical SAM protein has protein sequence MRLTSNNTPTIGLIEVPALGLYDPDGHNWTALYRRNTLLSKQVLLADLQAGGFDARLVNLKDGDRREPFGEVTWKGMKLTKAYVGQRIFDLDPQTYDAWGVTVNFTQERQVTCMVIAHLASKGKPVVVGGSDAIAEPKHYLEAGATAIVIDKSGAANWPIFDYVLGRTPREPLSGVILADGTYYPVRTKAMSPDEWAIPSVEVARQCLGTEYSEEPFIENLVPIGSVYPDIGCDRKCDFCQTPTYTSGYRRMSPETTLKWIARQKEAGARCTVMGSDQFLGRVLFPGGKEEILEITTAAREMGMPLLWPNGLELRKATLGRGRNYEHTDLTPDEELIEALWGWDGKVGGFLGYIPAERPVFGRESYSKLLPWKQHCEMMQLIVQAGLPVIVYGLIIGFPDDNHESLLRLEEAVLELHQQLRAINPALEFQVAAYSISPIPGTPQGENIRKSGLLRFDDPSIIGGFWTPSCDTQHLSYEDISEWQFRLTKIGKAESKLINYHGGLTKISTGAKQRTSDAKV, from the coding sequence ATGAGATTAACATCTAACAATACTCCGACAATTGGACTGATTGAAGTGCCTGCTCTAGGACTATATGATCCAGATGGACACAACTGGACGGCGCTATATAGACGTAACACTTTACTGAGCAAGCAAGTTTTGCTGGCAGATTTGCAAGCGGGTGGGTTCGATGCCAGACTAGTTAACCTCAAAGATGGCGATCGCAGAGAACCATTCGGAGAAGTAACTTGGAAAGGCATGAAGTTGACCAAAGCCTATGTAGGGCAGCGGATTTTCGATCTCGATCCTCAAACCTATGATGCCTGGGGAGTAACAGTTAACTTCACCCAAGAACGCCAAGTAACCTGTATGGTAATCGCTCATCTTGCCAGTAAAGGCAAGCCAGTGGTTGTAGGTGGTTCCGATGCCATTGCGGAACCCAAACACTACTTAGAAGCAGGGGCAACAGCCATAGTGATTGACAAATCTGGTGCAGCCAATTGGCCGATTTTTGACTACGTACTGGGGCGGACTCCACGAGAGCCGCTTAGTGGTGTGATCTTGGCTGATGGTACTTATTATCCAGTGCGTACTAAAGCCATGAGTCCAGATGAGTGGGCAATACCATCAGTGGAAGTGGCCAGGCAATGTTTGGGTACAGAATACTCAGAGGAGCCTTTTATCGAAAATTTAGTACCTATAGGCTCGGTATATCCTGACATTGGGTGCGATCGCAAATGTGACTTTTGCCAGACTCCAACTTACACATCAGGCTATCGGCGAATGTCCCCGGAAACAACCCTCAAATGGATTGCGCGTCAGAAAGAAGCCGGGGCGCGTTGCACAGTCATGGGTTCCGATCAATTCCTCGGCCGCGTTCTCTTTCCAGGGGGTAAAGAAGAAATTCTAGAGATTACCACAGCAGCAAGAGAGATGGGAATGCCGCTGTTGTGGCCCAATGGTTTAGAACTGAGAAAGGCAACTTTAGGCAGGGGACGCAACTATGAGCATACTGACCTCACACCTGATGAAGAACTGATCGAAGCACTTTGGGGTTGGGATGGCAAAGTTGGCGGCTTTCTGGGTTACATTCCCGCTGAACGTCCAGTTTTTGGCAGAGAATCCTATAGCAAGCTTCTCCCCTGGAAACAGCATTGTGAAATGATGCAACTAATTGTCCAAGCTGGTCTACCCGTGATTGTCTATGGTCTAATCATTGGCTTTCCCGATGACAACCACGAGAGTTTACTCCGTCTTGAGGAAGCAGTCTTGGAACTTCATCAGCAACTCAGGGCGATTAATCCAGCACTGGAATTTCAAGTAGCAGCCTATTCTATCTCCCCCATACCAGGAACACCCCAAGGTGAGAACATCCGCAAGTCCGGTTTGTTGCGCTTTGATGATCCCTCTATTATCGGCGGGTTCTGGACACCAAGTTGCGATACCCAGCATCTCAGCTACGAAGATATTTCCGAGTGGCAATTTCGTTTGACTAAAATCGGTAAAGCCGAGTCTAAATTGATCAACTATCACGGGGGATTAACAAAGATATCTACTGGTGCTAAACAAAGAACAAGTGACGCAAAAGTTTAA
- a CDS encoding glycine betaine ABC transporter substrate-binding protein translates to MFLTQYAPEILLHTGEHLILVAIAMLVAISIGIPLGILITRQPKLAQPVLGLANALQTIPSLAIFGFLISVPFIGGIGKVPAIVALTLYALLPLIRNTYIGINNVDPAIREAGRGMGMTDWQLLFQVEIPLASGVILAGVRVATVISVGIATIAAAIGGGGLGVFIFRGISTVNNELILAGAIPAAIIALGADLGLGWVEKRLTLQRDKKGKVNRQLGIVFGILALLLIGLIALAYQQTPPTIIIGSKNFTEQVILGELLAQQIESHTKLKVDRRFNLGGTLICHEAVKAGKIAGYVEYTGTSLTAILKQKPVSNPQVVYDKVKQDYNQQFKLEIMQPLGVNSTYAMIIRGDDAKRLQIKTLTEVAKYAPQWQAAFGYEFFAREDGYRGLAKTYNLKFTKPPQQMELGVMYQALAEKKVDFIAANSTDALIPVLKLVILEDDKKYFPPYQAVPVFNQATLKKYPELRKTINQLAGLVSTEEIQKMNYQVDNQSRPVEQVVTEWLKSKSQL, encoded by the coding sequence TTGTTTTTAACCCAATACGCCCCAGAAATCCTTCTCCATACCGGGGAACATTTAATATTAGTGGCGATCGCCATGCTAGTGGCCATCTCCATCGGCATTCCCTTAGGCATTCTCATCACTCGTCAACCAAAACTCGCCCAACCCGTTCTCGGTTTAGCTAACGCCCTGCAAACCATTCCCAGTTTAGCCATCTTTGGCTTCCTGATTTCTGTGCCCTTTATCGGCGGAATTGGCAAAGTTCCGGCCATTGTCGCCTTGACTCTCTATGCTTTGCTCCCCCTGATTCGCAATACCTATATCGGCATTAATAACGTCGATCCGGCGATTCGAGAAGCAGGAAGAGGAATGGGGATGACAGACTGGCAATTGCTATTTCAGGTAGAAATTCCCCTAGCCTCAGGGGTGATTTTGGCAGGAGTGCGGGTAGCAACGGTGATTTCTGTGGGAATTGCCACCATTGCGGCGGCGATTGGTGGCGGTGGTTTGGGGGTGTTTATTTTTCGGGGAATTTCTACGGTTAATAATGAATTAATTTTAGCCGGAGCCATACCCGCCGCTATCATCGCCTTAGGTGCAGATTTAGGCTTGGGATGGGTAGAAAAACGGTTGACATTGCAAAGAGACAAAAAGGGAAAAGTTAATCGCCAACTTGGCATTGTTTTTGGCATATTAGCCTTACTGCTTATTGGATTAATAGCCCTTGCCTATCAACAAACACCACCAACCATTATTATTGGCTCTAAAAATTTCACTGAACAAGTGATTTTAGGAGAATTACTTGCTCAACAAATTGAATCCCATACTAAATTAAAGGTTGACCGACGCTTCAATTTAGGGGGAACTTTAATCTGTCATGAAGCTGTGAAAGCAGGCAAAATTGCTGGCTATGTAGAATATACAGGAACGTCATTGACAGCTATCTTGAAACAGAAACCTGTCAGTAATCCTCAAGTTGTCTATGACAAAGTCAAGCAAGACTACAACCAGCAATTTAAATTAGAAATTATGCAGCCGTTGGGAGTAAATAGTACTTATGCAATGATTATTCGAGGTGATGATGCTAAACGGTTGCAGATCAAAACTCTTACCGAAGTAGCCAAATATGCTCCTCAATGGCAAGCAGCCTTTGGATATGAATTTTTCGCACGAGAAGACGGCTATCGAGGGTTAGCGAAGACTTATAACTTAAAGTTTACTAAACCTCCTCAACAAATGGAGTTAGGAGTGATGTATCAAGCTTTAGCAGAAAAAAAAGTAGATTTCATCGCCGCAAATTCTACAGATGCCTTGATTCCTGTGCTGAAGTTAGTCATTTTAGAAGATGACAAAAAATATTTCCCACCTTATCAAGCTGTTCCTGTTTTTAATCAAGCAACGCTGAAAAAATATCCAGAGTTACGCAAAACTATCAATCAATTGGCTGGGTTAGTTTCGACTGAAGAAATACAAAAGATGAATTATCAAGTAGATAATCAATCTCGTCCCGTTGAACAAGTTGTTACTGAGTGGCTCAAGTCTAAATCTCAATTATGA
- a CDS encoding ATP-binding cassette domain-containing protein gives MSPAPEIAVEFRDVSFQINRRTLLSHLNLTIYQGEALVLLGRSGSGKTTTLKLINHLLIPTQGQVLVNNRPTTDWDAIQLRRRIGYVIQDIGLFPHISVGENVALVPSLEKWTQQRIEARVYEMLHLVDLDPETFAHRYPNQLSGGQRQRVGVARALAADPPILLMDEPFGALDPITRLELQQQFHHLQKQLGKTVIFVTHDIQEAFFLATRIGLMYEGNLVFLGTKAEFLQSQHPEAKAFIACLNAWENSA, from the coding sequence ATGTCCCCAGCACCAGAAATTGCCGTTGAGTTTCGGGATGTCAGCTTCCAAATTAATCGCCGTACCCTGTTATCTCACTTAAATCTCACCATCTACCAAGGGGAAGCCCTCGTCTTACTAGGACGCAGTGGTAGCGGCAAAACCACCACCTTAAAATTAATCAATCACCTCCTCATACCCACTCAAGGGCAAGTTTTAGTCAACAATCGCCCTACAACTGACTGGGATGCCATTCAACTGCGGCGGCGCATCGGCTACGTTATCCAGGACATCGGCTTGTTTCCCCACATTAGCGTCGGCGAAAATGTTGCACTTGTCCCCTCTCTAGAAAAGTGGACACAACAGCGGATTGAGGCGCGAGTCTATGAAATGTTACACTTAGTTGATTTAGATCCGGAAACATTTGCCCACCGTTATCCAAATCAGCTATCTGGCGGTCAGCGTCAGCGAGTTGGTGTGGCCAGGGCATTAGCTGCCGACCCGCCTATATTATTGATGGATGAGCCTTTTGGGGCACTCGATCCCATCACTCGCCTAGAATTACAACAACAGTTCCATCACTTGCAAAAGCAACTGGGAAAAACAGTTATCTTTGTCACCCACGACATTCAAGAAGCTTTCTTTCTGGCGACTCGAATTGGGTTGATGTATGAAGGGAATTTAGTTTTTCTGGGAACGAAGGCAGAATTCCTCCAATCCCAACATCCAGAGGCCAAGGCTTTTATTGCTTGTTTGAATGCTTGGGAAAACAGCGCTTAA
- a CDS encoding efflux RND transporter permease subunit — MSFNISAWSIKKPVPTIVIFLILTVIGWFSFTTLGIDINPNIDVPTVTVTVTQPGAGPAELESQVTKKVEDAVAGLGNIDNMISTVTDGSSRTIINFLLGTDSDRATNDVRNAVSQIRQNLPQEINEPIIQRLEFAGGPVITYAVKSDQRSVEELSNLVDQTISRALLAVKGVAQIKRVGGVDREIRINLDPNRLQSLGITATQVNDQIRNLNINLPGGRAEVGGSEQTIRTLGSAKSVDDLGTYEILLPGGGSIPLSSLGTVEDKYGDVRQSARLNNQPVVAFQVLRSTGSVLVTVEEGVKAAVKELQKTLPADVKLDLIFTRADIVRQSYQSTIDELIQASVLAVIVIMLFLRDWRATLITAVALPLSMIPTFAVQQALGYTLNNMTLLALALAVGNLVDDAVVEIENMERHMAMGKSSWEAAFDSSDEVGLAVIASAATIIAVFLPVAFMGGIPGQFFQPFGVTVAVSTIFSTVVARMVTPMMGAYLMKDKEIIQKSKKPKVIRFFNFRFTLPFSSQHKATNTGFKPYKSLLQWALRHRLTTMAIAIAFFVASLMLVPLIPKGFVDDGDFGISNVSVEVPPGSTLADVNKVVTQLTNTIRENPNVVGVLATEEINSASLAITLKPKEERKINQKQFQEEIRPLFGQIPGARISFQSQGPGGSNKDLSIVLRSENPQALTQAADALETQMRSVRGLVEVASSASLVKPEILVIPNPQRAADLGVTVRSIARTASLATIGDNEANLAKYNLSDRQIPIRVQIDPRARADINTIKNLQVPATNGNLVSLGAVAEIRFGSGPATINRYDRARQVAVEANLQGISLGEGVQAVNKLPVMLNLPSGVAQQSSGGAKIMQDIFSRFGLALALALMCIYAILVLLYNNFLHPLSIMAALPFSLGGALIALMVMQKPLGIYALIGIVLLLGIVTKNSILLVDYTIINMQEGKTQREALIEAGVSRLRPIMMTSLATIVGILPLALGIGIGSEVRQPMGIAIMGGFTTSTLLTLVVVPVIFSYIDNFQDWILGIFRYGFGRKRPRPPVVEPEVINLPPTSEKPVSTISK, encoded by the coding sequence ATGTCCTTCAATATCTCAGCTTGGTCGATTAAAAAACCTGTTCCGACAATAGTTATATTTTTAATTTTGACGGTAATCGGTTGGTTCTCTTTTACCACCTTGGGGATTGATATCAACCCGAATATTGACGTGCCAACCGTGACGGTGACGGTAACACAACCAGGAGCAGGCCCGGCAGAACTTGAATCTCAAGTGACGAAAAAAGTTGAAGATGCCGTCGCTGGGTTGGGCAATATTGATAACATGATCTCCACGGTGACTGACGGCTCATCCAGGACGATCATCAATTTTCTTTTGGGCACTGATAGCGATCGCGCCACCAATGATGTCCGCAACGCTGTCTCCCAAATTCGCCAAAACCTCCCCCAAGAAATCAACGAGCCAATTATCCAACGTCTGGAATTTGCCGGCGGCCCAGTCATCACCTACGCGGTAAAATCTGACCAGCGTTCTGTAGAAGAATTAAGCAATCTCGTAGACCAAACCATTAGCCGCGCTTTATTAGCAGTCAAGGGTGTAGCCCAAATTAAGCGTGTGGGTGGAGTTGACCGAGAAATCCGGATTAACCTTGATCCAAACCGCTTACAATCTCTAGGCATCACCGCCACCCAAGTCAACGACCAAATCCGGAATTTGAATATTAATTTACCAGGGGGACGGGCTGAAGTTGGTGGTAGTGAACAAACCATCCGCACCCTAGGTAGTGCTAAGAGTGTAGATGATTTGGGAACCTACGAAATCCTGCTTCCTGGGGGCGGTTCTATCCCTTTGTCCAGCTTGGGAACCGTAGAAGATAAATATGGCGACGTGCGTCAATCTGCACGCTTGAATAATCAGCCTGTGGTCGCTTTCCAAGTGTTACGCAGTACTGGCAGCGTCTTGGTGACAGTAGAAGAAGGGGTGAAAGCAGCAGTCAAAGAACTGCAAAAAACACTTCCTGCCGATGTGAAGCTGGATTTGATTTTTACAAGAGCCGACATTGTTCGTCAATCTTATCAAAGCACCATTGATGAATTGATTCAGGCTTCGGTGTTGGCGGTAATCGTGATCATGTTATTTTTACGGGACTGGCGAGCTACATTAATTACCGCAGTCGCCCTGCCTTTGTCGATGATTCCCACCTTTGCGGTGCAGCAGGCCCTTGGTTACACCCTCAACAACATGACGTTGTTAGCCTTAGCATTGGCGGTAGGTAACTTGGTGGATGATGCCGTTGTGGAAATCGAAAACATGGAACGGCACATGGCAATGGGGAAATCTTCCTGGGAAGCAGCTTTTGATTCTTCTGATGAAGTGGGATTAGCCGTAATCGCTTCGGCAGCAACCATTATTGCCGTGTTTCTGCCGGTTGCCTTTATGGGTGGCATTCCAGGGCAGTTTTTTCAACCTTTTGGCGTTACCGTTGCCGTTTCGACGATTTTCTCAACTGTTGTCGCCCGGATGGTAACGCCGATGATGGGGGCTTACCTGATGAAGGATAAAGAGATAATTCAAAAGTCGAAAAAGCCTAAAGTCATTCGTTTTTTCAATTTTAGATTTACACTTCCTTTTAGCTCTCAACACAAAGCAACCAACACTGGCTTTAAACCCTATAAATCCCTTCTTCAGTGGGCATTACGCCACAGATTAACGACAATGGCGATCGCGATCGCTTTTTTCGTTGCCAGTCTGATGCTAGTACCTTTGATTCCCAAGGGTTTTGTGGATGATGGTGACTTTGGCATTTCTAACGTTTCTGTGGAAGTACCGCCCGGTTCCACTTTGGCAGACGTCAACAAGGTAGTCACACAGTTAACGAATACCATCAGAGAAAATCCCAATGTTGTCGGGGTGCTAGCCACAGAAGAGATTAATTCTGCCTCCTTGGCCATTACTCTCAAACCCAAGGAAGAACGGAAAATCAATCAAAAACAGTTTCAGGAAGAAATACGCCCTCTATTTGGGCAAATACCGGGAGCTAGAATCAGTTTTCAAAGTCAGGGGCCAGGTGGTAGTAACAAGGATTTATCTATAGTCCTCAGAAGTGAAAATCCCCAAGCCTTGACTCAAGCGGCTGATGCCCTAGAAACGCAGATGCGATCTGTACGCGGTTTGGTGGAAGTCGCTTCCAGTGCGAGTTTGGTAAAACCTGAAATATTAGTTATTCCCAATCCCCAACGGGCAGCAGATTTGGGGGTGACAGTCAGATCGATAGCCCGGACAGCCTCCCTCGCTACTATCGGCGACAATGAGGCCAACTTGGCTAAATACAATTTAAGCGATCGCCAAATTCCGATTCGGGTACAAATCGACCCCAGAGCACGCGCAGACATCAACACAATCAAAAATCTCCAAGTCCCTGCCACCAACGGCAATTTAGTATCATTAGGGGCAGTTGCAGAGATCCGCTTTGGTAGTGGCCCGGCAACAATTAACCGTTATGATCGCGCCCGTCAAGTTGCTGTAGAAGCTAACTTACAAGGTATTTCCTTGGGTGAAGGTGTGCAAGCTGTCAACAAATTACCGGTGATGCTAAACCTACCGTCAGGAGTAGCACAGCAATCTTCCGGTGGTGCGAAAATTATGCAAGACATCTTCAGTCGCTTTGGTCTTGCCCTAGCCCTAGCACTGATGTGTATCTATGCGATTCTCGTCTTGCTATATAACAACTTTCTCCATCCCTTGTCGATTATGGCAGCGTTACCTTTTTCTTTAGGTGGCGCACTAATCGCCTTGATGGTGATGCAAAAACCCTTGGGAATCTATGCCCTGATTGGGATTGTGCTGCTGTTGGGGATTGTCACCAAAAACTCCATTCTCTTGGTGGACTATACAATCATCAATATGCAGGAAGGTAAAACCCAACGAGAAGCACTCATAGAAGCTGGTGTTTCCCGACTACGTCCAATTATGATGACTTCTCTCGCCACAATTGTCGGTATCTTACCTTTAGCCTTGGGTATTGGTATCGGTTCAGAAGTCCGTCAACCAATGGGAATCGCCATTATGGGAGGTTTCACAACTTCGACGCTGTTAACCCTGGTGGTTGTACCTGTGATTTTTAGCTATATTGACAACTTCCAAGATTGGATTTTGGGAATATTCCGTTATGGCTTTGGCAGAAAGCGTCCTCGTCCCCCAGTAGTTGAGCCAGAAGTAATCAATCTGCCCCCTACCAGCGAAAAACCTGTTTCGACAATTAGCAAATAA
- a CDS encoding efflux RND transporter periplasmic adaptor subunit produces MKIGDENFSEVEMVEPVMLEEASLQRKSTRPWLKPLLLGTGLGMAIAGGGGLVSRLLASNQNAPGDKSAPKLTPSLTVTVAPVETASVSLTLNTTGTVAARDLIPVLPQTNGLQIKSIPDNVREGALVNKGQVLAILDDSVLQTQISQAKADVESKQADVVSKEADVESKRASVAASLAIVQQRRADLAQAKARLEEAQKNFRRYQELATSGAISDQELDTRSYTVKTAIETVRVGEENVRSAQANVNSAKANIGNAEAVVNKAKADVRNSAAKVAQLQAQLAQTVVRAPATGIIAEKLVRVGDVTGVPPQTQIGNVIGGSQKLFSIIQNGQLELQAEVPDLQLSLLKIGAQVQITSKLDNRVSLQGRVRDIQPLVNDKNRQAIVKIDLPSTNLLKPGMFASAEITTSTKMGMAVPQKAVQSQADGSVIVFTQSGEDLDPNPNVEVREVRAQKVEVGESINGDRVEIKSGLELGDGSQPDGQRLSVVVDGAGYLKDGDRVRVVSQ; encoded by the coding sequence ATGAAGATTGGCGATGAAAACTTCTCAGAAGTTGAGATGGTAGAACCTGTGATGCTTGAGGAAGCAAGCTTGCAAAGAAAATCAACTCGCCCTTGGTTGAAACCGTTGTTGTTGGGTACTGGGTTAGGGATGGCGATCGCAGGTGGTGGGGGTTTAGTCAGTCGTCTTCTCGCTAGTAACCAAAATGCCCCTGGGGATAAATCGGCGCCAAAGCTTACCCCATCACTGACAGTCACCGTCGCTCCCGTAGAAACTGCCTCTGTGTCTCTAACTCTCAACACTACAGGTACTGTAGCAGCCCGTGACTTGATTCCAGTTTTGCCGCAGACCAACGGCTTACAAATCAAAAGCATCCCCGACAATGTGAGAGAAGGCGCTTTGGTCAACAAAGGTCAAGTTTTGGCGATTTTGGATGATTCTGTTCTGCAAACCCAAATTAGCCAAGCTAAAGCAGATGTAGAATCTAAGCAAGCAGATGTGGTATCTAAGGAGGCTGATGTCGAATCTAAGCGAGCATCTGTAGCCGCAAGTCTAGCGATAGTTCAGCAAAGAAGAGCAGATTTAGCTCAAGCTAAGGCGAGATTAGAAGAAGCACAAAAGAATTTTCGACGCTATCAAGAACTCGCAACCTCTGGGGCGATTAGTGATCAAGAACTCGATACTCGCTCCTACACTGTGAAAACTGCTATAGAAACTGTGCGTGTGGGGGAAGAAAATGTCCGTAGTGCTCAAGCGAATGTGAACAGTGCGAAGGCAAATATTGGCAACGCCGAAGCTGTTGTGAATAAAGCCAAAGCTGATGTTCGCAACAGTGCTGCCAAGGTGGCACAACTACAAGCTCAGTTAGCTCAAACTGTGGTGCGTGCCCCAGCGACGGGAATTATTGCTGAGAAACTGGTCAGGGTTGGGGATGTAACAGGTGTGCCGCCACAAACCCAAATCGGGAATGTGATTGGCGGTTCGCAAAAGCTGTTTTCGATTATCCAAAATGGGCAGTTGGAACTTCAGGCAGAAGTGCCCGATCTTCAACTTTCACTCTTAAAAATCGGTGCCCAAGTGCAAATCACCTCTAAGCTTGATAACCGTGTGAGCTTGCAGGGAAGGGTCAGAGATATTCAACCATTGGTGAACGATAAAAATCGTCAGGCAATAGTGAAAATTGATTTGCCCTCAACAAATTTGTTGAAGCCAGGGATGTTTGCCAGTGCAGAAATTACTACCAGTACAAAAATGGGGATGGCTGTACCACAGAAAGCAGTCCAATCTCAAGCAGATGGCAGTGTAATTGTATTCACCCAGTCGGGTGAAGACTTAGACCCCAATCCCAACGTAGAAGTAAGAGAAGTTCGCGCCCAGAAAGTAGAAGTAGGAGAATCGATCAACGGTGACCGGGTGGAAATTAAGAGCGGGTTGGAATTGGGCGATGGCTCACAGCCAGACGGGCAGCGGTTAAGCGTGGTCGTAGATGGTGCTGGTTATCTCAAAGATGGCGATCGCGTCCGAGTCGTAAGTCAATAA
- a CDS encoding Npun_R2479 family HD domain-containing metalloprotein has product MFNATEILIDAFVNQIREGYSRTYGCLKSEYEDIIAWAGNMALENIANSDALYHNVEHSVLVALVGQEILRGKHIREGGVSSEDWLHFIISLVCHDIGYVKGVCRQDRETEDVYATGQNGKMIALPPGASDASLTPYHVDRAKLFIEERFGGHKLIDGEAIKSNIELTRFPVPTAEDHQDTKNFAGLVRAADLIGQLSDPRYLKKITSLFYEFEETGMNKVLGYQNPADLRKNYAKFYWHGVYPYIKDGLRYLSLTQQGKQILANLYSNVFVVEHEKQFEEQRYLVEQFHA; this is encoded by the coding sequence ATGTTCAATGCCACAGAGATTCTAATTGATGCTTTTGTAAATCAAATTCGAGAAGGATATAGTCGTACTTACGGCTGCTTGAAAAGCGAATATGAGGATATTATAGCCTGGGCGGGTAACATGGCTTTGGAAAACATTGCCAATAGTGATGCCCTATATCACAATGTTGAACACTCAGTCCTCGTCGCCCTTGTAGGGCAGGAAATTTTACGCGGTAAACACATCCGAGAAGGTGGTGTTTCTAGCGAGGATTGGTTGCATTTTATTATCTCCTTAGTATGTCATGATATTGGCTATGTCAAAGGAGTTTGCCGACAAGACAGAGAAACCGAAGACGTCTATGCCACAGGTCAAAATGGCAAAATGATTGCTCTACCTCCGGGCGCTTCTGATGCTAGTTTGACACCATATCATGTAGATCGGGCAAAGCTGTTTATAGAAGAGCGTTTTGGTGGTCACAAGTTAATAGACGGTGAAGCGATTAAGAGCAACATTGAATTAACTCGGTTTCCTGTACCTACGGCAGAAGATCATCAAGATACCAAAAATTTTGCCGGTTTAGTGCGTGCGGCTGATTTGATTGGGCAATTAAGCGACCCGCGTTACTTGAAAAAAATTACTTCTTTATTCTACGAGTTTGAAGAAACCGGCATGAATAAAGTTTTGGGCTATCAAAATCCTGCCGATTTACGGAAGAATTACGCCAAGTTTTACTGGCATGGTGTCTATCCATATATTAAAGATGGATTGCGTTATCTATCTCTGACACAGCAAGGAAAACAAATTCTTGCTAACCTTTACTCAAATGTGTTTGTTGTGGAACATGAAAAACAGTTTGAAGAACAGCGGTATTTAGTTGAGCAATTTCATGCTTAG
- a CDS encoding ABC transporter permease yields the protein MDWWHRLKKNPLARFGAIILLVFYFAVIAADFVAPYDPYASQANGSLLPPTQIHWVSQSGQFIGPHVYPTTQGDTDLETGDRKLTVDYKQPSPLRLFVSGPKYRLLQMSLPLPPKWKEVTIFPGIPLNWHLFGTTGGAKFNILGTDDQGRDQFSRLVHGGRISMFIGIFGVAISFPLGLLMGGISGYFGGVTDSIIMRLAEVLMSFPSIYLLVTLGAVLPPGLSSTQRFVLIVVITSIIGWAGLARVIRGQVLSIKEREFVQAARAMGGNPLYIILRHVLPQTASYVIISATLSVPGFIGSEAILSLIGLGIQQPDPSWGNMLTLASNASIIVLQPWLIWPPVVLIILTVLAFNLLGDGLRDALDPRSLRR from the coding sequence ATGGATTGGTGGCATCGATTAAAGAAAAATCCTTTGGCACGATTCGGGGCGATTATACTGCTAGTGTTTTATTTTGCAGTAATTGCGGCTGATTTTGTCGCCCCTTACGATCCTTATGCCTCACAGGCGAATGGTTCGTTACTGCCACCAACTCAAATCCACTGGGTTTCTCAGTCAGGACAATTTATCGGACCCCATGTTTATCCGACGACTCAGGGAGACACAGATTTAGAAACAGGCGATCGCAAACTAACTGTAGACTACAAACAGCCCTCACCCTTGCGTTTATTTGTGTCTGGGCCAAAATACCGCTTATTGCAAATGAGTTTGCCACTACCGCCGAAGTGGAAGGAAGTCACAATTTTTCCCGGCATCCCCCTAAATTGGCATTTATTTGGCACCACTGGCGGAGCCAAATTCAACATCTTGGGTACTGATGACCAAGGACGCGACCAATTCAGCCGTCTGGTACATGGCGGTCGCATCAGTATGTTCATCGGTATTTTCGGCGTTGCCATTTCCTTTCCCCTCGGTCTATTGATGGGTGGCATTTCTGGCTATTTCGGAGGCGTGACAGATAGCATCATCATGCGCTTGGCAGAAGTGCTGATGAGTTTCCCCAGCATCTATCTGTTGGTCACATTAGGCGCAGTCTTACCCCCTGGTTTAAGCAGCACCCAACGCTTTGTGCTAATTGTAGTCATAACTTCCATTATCGGCTGGGCAGGTTTAGCAAGGGTAATTCGCGGACAGGTGCTATCAATTAAAGAGCGAGAATTTGTGCAAGCAGCAAGGGCAATGGGCGGCAACCCACTATATATCATCCTCCGCCACGTTTTGCCGCAAACCGCCAGTTATGTAATTATCTCAGCTACCTTATCAGTTCCCGGCTTCATCGGTTCAGAAGCGATACTCAGTCTCATCGGCTTAGGCATTCAACAACCAGACCCATCTTGGGGCAATATGCTTACCCTGGCAAGCAATGCTTCTATCATAGTGCTGCAACCTTGGCTGATCTGGCCGCCAGTGGTGCTAATTATCCTCACAGTGCTGGCATTCAACCTACTAGGTGATGGGCTGCGAGATGCCCTCGACCCCCGCAGTTTAAGAAGATAG